From one Electrophorus electricus isolate fEleEle1 chromosome 20, fEleEle1.pri, whole genome shotgun sequence genomic stretch:
- the spcs1 gene encoding signal peptidase complex subunit 1, with product MLSMFKSIPAHMDYRGQKLAEQIFQGVVLVSAVIGFIYGLIIEQFGWTVYIMIAGFAISCLLTLPPWPMYRRHPLTWQPALPETPAENREKPQENLKKKKHK from the exons ATGCTGTCTATGTTTAAATCCATACCAGCTCACATG GACTACAGAGGACAGAAACTTGCAGAACAGATCTTCCAAGGCGTTGTCCTCGTCTCAGCG GTCATCGGATTCATTTATGGTCTCATTATTGAGCAGTTTGGATGGACTGTTTACATAATGATAGCTGGATTTGCAATCTCCTGTTTG CTCACGCTACCGCCATGGCCTATGTACAGACGACACCCGCTCACCTGGCAGCCCGCCCTACCAGAGACACCGGCAGAAAACCGCGAAAAACCTCAGGAGaacttaaagaagaaaaaacataaGTAG
- the glt8d1 gene encoding glycosyltransferase 8 domain-containing protein 1: protein MTLRRVNVLILVLLSIAFLIILHRNLLNLSDFLKQEDSDAAAGMILPFESGFFADHKIRTGEEIPVVITAAEERLGAVVAAMNSINRNTGANVVFNIVTLNESVAHLRAWLTKTDIKHKIITFEPKILEGKISNDPQKADLVKPLTFARFYMPLFIPDAEKVIYLDDDVIVQGDIRELFETSLKAGHAAAFSDDCDSASSKGFVRGAGNQNNYIGFLDFKKDAIKKLGMKANTCSFNPGVIVANLTEWKHQNITRQLEQWMQLNVREDLYSRTLADSFTTPPLLIVFYKHHSSLDPMWHVRHLGAVGAGNRYSPQFVRAAKLLHWNGHYKPWGRAASFSDIWDKWYIPDPTGKFHPIRRHPGDK from the exons ATGACCCTGCGTAGAG TGAACGTGCTCATCCTCGTGCTGCTTTCAATAGCctttttaataattttgcaTCGGAATCTGCTCAATCTCAGTGACTTCCTAAAGCAAGAGGATTCAG ATGCAGCAGCAGGCATGATACTGCCCTTTGAATCTGGATTCTTTGCTGATCATAAGATCCGAACAGGAGAGGAGATCCCGGTAGTGATCACCGCCGCAGAGGAGAGgctgggggcagtggtagctgcCATGAACAGCATCAACCGAAATACTGGCGCCAACGTGGTTTTCAACATTGTGACACTTAACGAATCTGTGGCACATCTCAG GGCTTGGTTGACGAAGACCGACATCAAACATAAAATCATTACATTTGAGCCAAAGATCCTTGAAGGGAAGATTTCCAATGACCCTCAGAAGGCAGATTTGGTGAAACCG CTGACCTTTGCTAGATTCTACATGCCATTGTTCATCCCCGATGCAGAAAAAGTGATTTACCTGGATGATGATGTTATTGTACAAG GTGATATCCGGGAGCTTTTTGAGACGAGCCTGAAGGCTGGACATGCCGCTGCGTTTTCTGACGACTGCGACTCTGCGTCCTCCAAAGGCTTTGTTAGAGGAGCGGGAAACCAG AACAATTACATTGGCTTTTTGGATTTCAAAAAAGATGCCATAAAGAAACTTGGAATGAAAGCAAACACATGCTCTTTCAACCCTGGCGTTATCGTGGCAAACCTAACTGAGTGGAAACACCAGAATATTACAAGGCAACTCGAGCAGTGGATGCAGCTGAACGTCAG GGAAGACCTCTACAGCAGAACCCTAGCAGACAGCTTCACCACCCCTCCCTTACTTATTGTGTTCTACAAGCACCACTCCAGCCTGGACCCTATGTGGCATGTCCGACACCTCG GAGCTGTTGGAGCTGGAAATCGCTACTCTCCACAGTTTGTGAGAGCTGCCAAACTTCTCCACTGGAACGGACATTATAAGCCATGGGGGAGAGCCGCCTCCTTTTCTGACATTTGGGACAAGTGGTACATTCCAGACCCCACTGGTAAATTTCATCCAATCAGAAGACACCCTGGGGACAAGTAG